A genomic region of Acidobacteriota bacterium contains the following coding sequences:
- a CDS encoding PQQ-binding-like beta-propeller repeat protein → MRPPRIQRRLLFGAACLLIASAASAVGLGLDLEVRWPPVVLGGTLYLFGEEGRMQILSPGEAAPQCSMARLDPTVAPVSCAGAVWVLDGKGLLWRIADGLPKIEGDGLEGAVALLPGRPRPAVLCRDRLILPSGDVRTLSFPAASANALADGGWWVRGGEEAARFGPEGDLRWTWAPKKGSPESAVLAGDRIYTGTSSGALVALADRDGRLILKYRAGGGLTGPPAASDGLVFFATTNHFVRALRPSGQVAWHYRTEGRPAFGPWRIPQGLLLAEAAGNRLVLLSPADGKAVWTWRCPEGSLLMEPVLDGSRVWVLAWGSSRTPWLHAVDLPSPPPSGVPK, encoded by the coding sequence ATGAGACCTCCCCGGATCCAGCGGAGGCTCCTGTTTGGCGCGGCCTGCCTCCTCATTGCTTCGGCGGCCTCGGCGGTGGGGCTGGGGCTGGACCTTGAGGTCCGCTGGCCCCCGGTGGTTCTCGGCGGAACCCTCTACCTCTTCGGGGAGGAGGGGAGGATGCAGATCCTCTCGCCCGGAGAAGCCGCGCCTCAGTGCTCCATGGCCCGTTTGGATCCGACAGTGGCTCCCGTGTCCTGCGCCGGGGCCGTGTGGGTCCTGGACGGAAAGGGGCTCCTCTGGCGGATCGCCGATGGACTCCCCAAGATCGAAGGAGACGGCTTGGAGGGCGCCGTTGCTCTGCTCCCGGGTCGTCCACGCCCTGCCGTGCTTTGCAGGGATCGGCTGATTCTCCCTTCGGGCGACGTCCGCACCCTGTCGTTTCCGGCCGCCTCCGCGAACGCCCTCGCCGACGGAGGTTGGTGGGTGAGGGGCGGGGAGGAGGCCGCGCGTTTCGGCCCCGAAGGGGACCTCCGCTGGACGTGGGCGCCCAAGAAGGGGTCCCCCGAGAGCGCCGTCCTCGCGGGAGACCGGATCTACACGGGGACCTCCTCTGGCGCGCTCGTGGCTCTTGCAGACCGGGACGGTCGGCTCATCCTGAAGTACCGCGCGGGAGGCGGTCTGACCGGTCCTCCAGCGGCCTCGGACGGACTCGTCTTCTTTGCCACGACGAACCACTTCGTGAGGGCCCTGCGGCCCTCGGGCCAGGTTGCCTGGCACTACCGGACCGAGGGGCGCCCCGCCTTCGGCCCCTGGAGAATCCCTCAGGGGCTCCTTCTGGCCGAAGCCGCCGGGAACCGCCTCGTCCTGCTCTCCCCCGCGGACGGAAAGGCCGTCTGGACCTGGAGGTGCCCCGAGGGGAGCCTGCTCATGGAGCCGGTTTTGGACGGCTCCCGGGTCTGGGTCCTGGCGTGGGGCTCCTCGCGGACGCCCTGGCTCCACGCCGTAGACCTTCCTTCCCCTCCGCCGTCCGGGGTTCCGAAATGA
- a CDS encoding glycoside hydrolase family 3 N-terminal domain-containing protein, which translates to MTPAPLFVTPDGWAPGRELEGFLREVRPYGVLLFARHLKGPSQVRELCACVREALPEAPPRIALDQEGGRVSRLSALGARYPGASEMKGDAARVEALAFEMGEHLKDLGFTDDFAPVADLGPALPGTGLEGRVYGEEPGVVTECCRAFLRGLERAGVRGCLKHYPGLGGSRVDSHVELPVLEGSAEARRDHFEPYRRLAATAPAVMVAHAAAETYADPSPTSLNREVYEELRAMGARGILLTDDLSMGALDGVGPLPDRLHACLEAGADAAIVVYPQEDVLGALARARRSPAFEEAASRLAEVSKRLKP; encoded by the coding sequence ATGACCCCCGCCCCCCTCTTCGTCACGCCGGACGGATGGGCCCCGGGGCGGGAGCTGGAGGGCTTCCTCCGAGAGGTCCGCCCGTATGGGGTTCTTCTCTTCGCCCGCCACCTCAAAGGCCCTTCCCAAGTGCGCGAGCTGTGCGCCTGTGTGCGGGAGGCTCTTCCCGAAGCGCCTCCCAGGATCGCGTTGGACCAGGAGGGCGGAAGGGTGAGCCGCCTTTCCGCGTTGGGCGCGCGCTACCCGGGCGCCTCCGAAATGAAAGGCGATGCCGCCCGGGTGGAGGCCCTCGCCTTCGAAATGGGGGAGCACCTGAAGGACCTTGGGTTCACGGATGACTTCGCGCCCGTCGCCGATCTCGGCCCCGCCCTGCCTGGAACGGGTCTGGAGGGGAGGGTCTACGGGGAAGAACCAGGCGTCGTCACGGAGTGCTGCCGGGCCTTTCTCCGGGGGCTGGAGCGCGCCGGAGTGCGGGGTTGTCTCAAGCACTACCCGGGATTGGGCGGGTCCCGAGTGGACAGCCACGTAGAGCTTCCCGTCCTGGAGGGAAGCGCCGAGGCCCGCAGGGACCATTTCGAACCCTACCGACGCCTGGCCGCGACGGCGCCCGCGGTCATGGTGGCCCACGCCGCGGCGGAGACCTACGCCGATCCCTCCCCCACGTCCCTGAACCGCGAAGTGTACGAAGAGCTGCGCGCCATGGGAGCGCGGGGCATCCTCCTCACCGACGATCTGTCCATGGGGGCTCTGGACGGGGTGGGTCCCCTGCCCGATCGGTTGCATGCGTGCCTGGAGGCGGGGGCGGACGCGGCCATCGTGGTGTATCCTCAGGAGGATGTCCTCGGGGCTCTGGCCCGGGCGCGGCGCAGCCCGGCCTTTGAGGAGGCCGCGTCCAGGCTGGCCGAGGTTTCGAAGAGGCTGAAGCCATGA
- a CDS encoding diguanylate cyclase: MTGRRPPCILIVDDSQGLRVEIREILKAEDPETVFLEAGDGIEGFRTLLDNPVDLVLCDLVMPAMDGFKFLQMRASRPELEKVPVLILSAVDEVDQKVKLLSAGAQDYIVKPFHPGELVARAAAHLRRKILEDELRQKNALLLELSTTDGLTKIYNRRHFLELAQAEMERSRRLDLQLSLFIFDVDHFKEINDTGGHELGDRILVSVCEAAQVHLRKYDVFARYGGDEFTVLFPQTAPQKALTVTRRLEEAVASLSPEDTGGRVVRISGGLSALTPECLTLDDLIRSADAALYRAKQKGRGRVVLAWDKD; the protein is encoded by the coding sequence ATGACCGGAAGGCGTCCTCCCTGCATCCTCATCGTGGACGATTCCCAGGGGCTCCGCGTCGAGATCCGGGAGATCCTCAAGGCGGAGGACCCCGAGACCGTCTTCCTGGAGGCGGGCGACGGAATCGAGGGCTTCCGCACCCTCTTGGACAACCCCGTGGACCTGGTCCTCTGCGACCTGGTCATGCCCGCCATGGATGGGTTCAAATTCCTTCAGATGCGGGCCTCGCGTCCGGAGCTGGAAAAGGTCCCCGTGCTCATCCTCTCGGCGGTGGACGAGGTGGACCAGAAGGTGAAGCTCCTGTCGGCGGGCGCCCAGGATTACATCGTGAAGCCCTTTCACCCGGGAGAGCTGGTGGCCCGGGCCGCCGCGCACTTGAGGAGGAAGATTCTCGAGGACGAGTTGAGGCAGAAGAACGCCCTCCTGCTGGAGCTCTCCACCACAGACGGGCTGACCAAGATCTACAACCGCCGCCACTTTCTGGAGCTCGCTCAGGCCGAGATGGAGCGAAGCCGGAGACTGGATCTCCAGCTGTCCCTCTTCATCTTCGACGTGGACCACTTCAAGGAGATCAACGATACGGGCGGACACGAACTGGGAGACCGAATCCTGGTTTCCGTGTGCGAGGCGGCGCAGGTCCACCTGCGAAAGTACGACGTCTTCGCCCGGTACGGGGGGGACGAGTTCACCGTCCTGTTTCCCCAGACGGCCCCCCAGAAGGCGCTGACGGTGACCCGGAGGCTGGAAGAGGCCGTGGCTTCCCTGTCCCCCGAGGATACGGGCGGTCGGGTGGTCCGCATCAGCGGCGGACTCTCCGCCCTGACGCCCGAGTGCCTCACCCTGGACGATCTGATCCGCTCGGCCGACGCCGCGCTCTACCGCGCCAAGCAGAAGGGCCGGGGCCGCGTGGTCCTGGCCTGGGACAAGGACTGA
- the prfB gene encoding peptide chain release factor 2 (programmed frameshift) gives MILEEHKQEYRTLREKSIDLRGVFDEAGTRSRLDSIHALTAAPDFWNDPQRAAGLLKEQRALEGRMNDLARLERLLGDLDTLLEFEAAGEDAGAEFGSTLEALRPFVEELEVKALLSGELDINNAIVTIHPGAGGTESQDWALMLYRMYVRWAERRGYGVDLWDYQDGDTAGIKSVTFLVKGDYAYGYLKVESGVHRLVRISPFDAAARRHTSFTSVYVSPEVNEEIEIEVADKDVRVDIYRAGGHGGQNVNKVSTAVRITHFPTGIVVTCQNERSQLQNRETAWKILKSRLYQLEIEKRNKERKALEDSKKDIAWGSQIRSYVLQPYRLVKDHRTETEVGNADAVLDGAIDPFILAALKARLA, from the exons ATGATTCTGGAAGAGCACAAGCAGGAATACCGGACCCTGAGGGAGAAGTCCATCGATCTTCGGGGC GTCTTTGACGAAGCCGGCACCCGGTCCCGCCTCGACTCGATCCACGCCCTGACCGCCGCACCCGACTTCTGGAACGACCCCCAGAGGGCCGCCGGACTGCTCAAGGAGCAGCGAGCCCTTGAGGGACGGATGAACGACCTGGCCCGGCTGGAGCGGCTCCTGGGAGACCTCGACACCCTCCTGGAGTTCGAAGCAGCGGGCGAGGACGCGGGCGCCGAATTCGGGTCCACCCTGGAGGCGCTCCGGCCCTTCGTGGAGGAGCTGGAGGTCAAGGCTCTCCTCTCCGGCGAACTCGACATCAACAACGCCATCGTCACGATCCACCCCGGGGCCGGCGGAACCGAGAGCCAGGATTGGGCGCTCATGCTCTACCGCATGTACGTCCGATGGGCCGAGCGTCGGGGCTACGGGGTCGACCTCTGGGATTACCAGGACGGGGACACGGCCGGAATCAAATCCGTCACCTTTCTCGTGAAGGGCGACTACGCCTACGGGTACCTCAAGGTGGAAAGCGGCGTCCACCGGCTCGTGCGCATCTCGCCCTTCGACGCCGCCGCGCGCCGCCACACTTCGTTCACCTCGGTCTACGTCTCGCCCGAGGTGAACGAGGAAATCGAGATCGAAGTGGCCGACAAGGACGTGCGCGTGGACATCTACCGAGCGGGAGGCCACGGGGGCCAGAACGTCAATAAGGTCTCGACGGCCGTGCGCATCACCCACTTCCCGACGGGCATCGTGGTCACCTGCCAGAACGAGCGGAGCCAGCTCCAGAACCGCGAGACCGCCTGGAAAATCCTGAAGTCCAGGCTTTACCAGCTCGAAATCGAGAAGCGCAACAAGGAGCGCAAGGCCCTGGAGGACTCGAAGAAGGACATCGCCTGGGGAAGCCAGATCCGGTCCTACGTCCTCCAGCCCTACCGGCTCGTCAAGGACCATCGCACGGAAACCGAGGTGGGCAACGCCGACGCCGTGCTGGACGGGGCCATCGATCCCTTCATCCTCGCGGCGCTCAAGGCGAGACTGGCCTGA